CGTGGCCGGATTGGCCCCGGTGGTGAGGTCGCGCACCGTCTTCTGAAAGTAGTAGCCGGCGAGCGCCGCCGTGACCGTGTAGGCATCCTGGAAGTCCAGGGTGCCGGGGGTGCCGTCGGTGATGGTCCGGTCGTACTCGCGACGTCCGGGATAGGTGCTGTTGGCGCTGAACCACCTGGTGGCACCGGCGATGTTGGTGAGGGTCGCCCCGGAGGCGACGCCGGTACTGTCGACCTGCGCCAGGTAGGTGACGATGAGGCGCTGGGTGGGGGCGATTTTGGCGGAGTCGAGCAGGGCCAGGGTGAGCAGCCCCGGCGACCCCGCACCGCCGCTCCAGGTGGTGGTGAAGTCGGTGCCGCTCACCAGCGGAGCCGACACCGGGGTGGCCCCGTCGGAGGCGAAAACCTGGGCGCTGATGGTACCCAGCGGAGAGACGGTGCTCATGCCGGCAGGGATGTGGTCGGTGACGGTGGCGTTCCACGCGTCGCTGCCGCCGGTGTTCTGGACGTTGAGCGTGTACCGTACCTGCGAATCCATGTTGACCGTCGCGGCCGAGCCGCTCTTGGTAAGGGTGAGATTCGGCTCGACCACCGTCATCGGCGGCGTGGTGCCGGGCCATGCCTGCAGGTCCACCATGCTGGCGGTGTTGATCGGCTTGTTGAACCACATGTTGGCGGTATTGGAGAACTGCGCCCCCGCCTGGTTCACGCCTGTCGGGTTGTTGTCGAGAACGACGGTGACCTGGATCTCCAGGTTGTACCCTGCCGGGAGCGAGGCCAGCGCCGGGTTGTACTCGTAGGAAAAGACCAGGTGCCTGGTGGCGTCCGAGAGTACGCCGGGGTGGCTGCTGAGCCAGCCGGCGCCCGCCCCGAGGGCCAGCGGCGCCCCCCCGTTCAGCGCCGTCCTCGCCCCCGTGGCGGGGTTAACCAAGTAAGCAGCGTTGGTCACGTAGCTCAAGGCGGCGCCCGTGGCGGTGAGATCGTCGGGGATCACCACGTTGGTCACCGTGGCATCGTCGCTGTTGGCGATGTACTGGAACGTCCCCGTCGCGTCGAGTTTCCCCAAAAGGGGGACGCTGATCGTATAGGTGAAGGGGACCCCGACGGCGGCGGTGGTCTGCGCCGGGGGATTTTTCTTGCTCACCGCGTCGACCGGTACCATGAAGGCCTGGCAGGCGGGACTGATGTTGTTGTACCCGCCGGGAGCCCAGTAGATCCAGAAGTCCGACTGGGTGGGGTCGTTGCACGACATGTTGCCGTAATAAAAGACGTTCAGAAAAGCGATGTAGTACGACTGCTGCTGCGGGAAGTTGAAGTTTATGTTGGTGATAGGGAAGCCGCCGATGGAATCGGGGAAGTTCTTGATGGTGCAGTTGGTGTCAACCCCGAAGGTGGATGCCCCCCTGACCGCGGCGAGGGTGGCGGGGTTGTTGCCGTCGACCACACCGCCGAACTGGGAGCAGAAGATCCCCGCGGCGTGCGCGGTCGTTCCCCACGCAACCAGCATGACCAAAAGGGCGGCGGTTGCAGCCAGGCGCACCAGGTACTTGGCGGCGCCCGTCCTGGCGGCCATCGGTAACATCAGCTTTGTCTGTGTCAGCATTCTCACTTCTGCCCTCGATGAAGATCACACAACCATTGTTCCGGCCCCCTCAGGGCCGACCTGTACGCACCACGAAAAAACCCGCGCCACAGCCGGTGCTTCGGCTGATGACGCGGGTTTCACTTGCCCCGTAGGGATGAGACTTACCGCTGTTTCAATGCTGGTTTAATTTTCGGCGGGTGGCCGGATCACTTCATTCTTTCGTTCCTGGTCGCGTCGCAGACGCGGTAGTCCGCGATGTTCAAGGTGACCTGAAGGTGCGGCGCGGAGAGAAGCCCTATCTCCTTCATGCAGTCGGTCAGCTTTCGTTTCCACTCCGGGTCCAGGGTCTGTTTGGTCAACTTTTCCATGGCATGCCTCATCTACTTCATAAAATAAAAAAGAGCGCTCCATCTTCCGAAGATGAGAGCGCTCCTTGAGCCGGTGTTTGCCGGATGCCAAGATGCTGACCCATCTCTTCGGCAACCCGGCTATCCTTCACAGGACCCGTGGCTTTGCGTCACCAGATCACTCTGGTTTTGCCCGTTCGGAGAACGTATTCTTTTTTTCAAAACCTGCAGCCGCGGTCGCCGCGCCAATAAAAAAGGCGCTCACATCTGCCAAAGATGAGAGCGCCTCTTGATCTGTATAAACGGTGCCAAGATGCTAACCCATCTCTTCGGCAACTCGGCTATCCTGATTCAGGACCCGTGGCTTTGCGTCACCAGATCACTCTGGTTTTGCCCGTTCGGAGAACTTTTTTAACTAATTGTAATTGACGGCCACTTTTTTAACAGATGCGTTAACGATTTGCAACAATTTTTTTCAGAAAACAAATTTTTACTAACAAACCCCTGTGCGAACGTCCGAAACTCCCGCTGTCGCGGTACCACGGCAGGGAAAGCGCCATAGCGTCACGCCGACTGGCGCCTCGCCTCGGACGCGGAGAGCTCCCCCACGAAAGCCCCCAGTTTGGTATCGCACTCACGGATGTGACGGCTGACCCAGTGGTCCAGGATGACCAGTCGGTTGATGTTCAGGCTCCCGCCCGCATTGCGAGAGGTACGGACGTCTATCATCCTCTGCCTGAACAGCTCATGTTCATCCCGGTGCGCCAGGAAGTCCGGGTAGCAGGTATCCATCATCAGCATCTGCTCGTAGTCGAAACACTGCGACATGTAGACCAGGATTTCGTCGAGAAGGTAATCCTCAGGGGGCGTACCCGTCACAAAGCCGTCATAGGCTTCGTTTATCTTCTTCACCACGTACTTGTGGCACTGGTCGACGTCTTCAATACCGATCACCAGATCTGAGGTCCATTTCGTGTTAAACATAAGCCCTCCCACGGCATCATGAATTACCCGGAACGTTCACTGGATATTCCCGTTGTATCGAAACCCGCCCCTGCCACTCAGGCTTTTGCCGCGCCCTCTTGACGCAAAAAAGCCGGGGCCTCGATATCTGGAATGATATTTCGGCGACCCGGCTGTCTCGGTGAGACCCTGTAGGCTTTCCGTCCCATCCTCGCGGATGGTTTAGTATTTTCGTGTATCGGTCCTTGCTATTTCGGAGGCAGCATATCCTACCGAGGAATCCATGTAAACGACATTTAATGTGTGACGCCATACCTTGTTGGCATCACGACACCTTTCCTC
This window of the Geomonas agri genome carries:
- a CDS encoding bacteriohemerythrin, encoding MFNTKWTSDLVIGIEDVDQCHKYVVKKINEAYDGFVTGTPPEDYLLDEILVYMSQCFDYEQMLMMDTCYPDFLAHRDEHELFRQRMIDVRTSRNAGGSLNINRLVILDHWVSRHIRECDTKLGAFVGELSASEARRQSA